The following coding sequences are from one Granulicella arctica window:
- a CDS encoding DeoR family transcriptional regulator, producing the protein MTAKNQDRVNQILHLLLQKGSSCVEDLASMTGASTASVRRDLIKLEQRGLVNRAHGSVELAGKLTYEPFRFDAAFPLREERFADEKRRIAMAAAEMVAEGDTIALSPGTTTTQVARSLRHREGIHIITSAVNIGMELSSQPNAKVTLTGGSIRWPGSFSMVGATAFHSLQKLHFDKVFMGACGIHPEHGLTVIESDEALILGEMVKHARQVVAVADASKIGMISANNVCSTSQIHTIITDDSIEPELVDIFQRQQVRVLVV; encoded by the coding sequence GTGACGGCGAAGAACCAGGATCGTGTCAACCAGATTCTTCATCTTCTACTTCAGAAGGGCTCTAGCTGCGTGGAAGATCTTGCATCCATGACAGGTGCCTCCACTGCGAGTGTGAGACGCGATCTAATCAAATTGGAGCAGCGTGGTCTAGTAAACCGTGCACACGGAAGTGTGGAGCTCGCGGGCAAGCTTACCTACGAGCCCTTTCGTTTTGATGCGGCCTTCCCTCTTAGGGAAGAACGCTTCGCAGACGAAAAGCGCCGTATTGCCATGGCTGCGGCCGAGATGGTGGCAGAAGGCGACACGATCGCACTTTCGCCAGGCACAACAACCACGCAGGTTGCACGCAGTCTCCGTCATCGGGAGGGCATCCATATCATCACAAGTGCCGTAAATATTGGGATGGAACTCTCAAGCCAGCCGAATGCGAAGGTAACTCTAACAGGTGGCTCTATACGCTGGCCCGGATCCTTCTCGATGGTGGGTGCAACAGCATTTCATTCTCTTCAAAAATTACATTTCGACAAAGTTTTCATGGGTGCTTGCGGCATCCATCCAGAGCATGGTTTGACCGTCATCGAATCTGACGAAGCCTTGATCCTTGGAGAGATGGTTAAACATGCACGGCAGGTAGTCGCCGTCGCAGATGCCAGTAAGATAGGCATGATCAGTGCGAATAATGTCTGCTCCACCTCACAGATTCACACCATCATTACTGATGACAGCATCGAGCCAGAACTGGTCGATATATTTCAACGGCAGCAGGTCCGCGTGCTCGTTGTTTAG
- a CDS encoding inositol oxygenase, with translation MATTIDAPLKDMDEWDDFLTGRYQEGKTEDQFRQYDSQVNPGVAEFYRLNHEFQTLDYVLAKEKQYFGLDKGLKSIWEAAEFLNTLVDDSDPDTDLTQIEHLLQTSEAIRRDGHPRWFVLTGFIHDLGKVLCLWGEPQWGVVGDTFPVGCAYSKDIVFPEYFEANPDIKNPLYQTKYGIYEPNCGLEKVHLSFGHDGYIGEVMKNYMPEESLYMLRYHSFYSAHRHGAYRHLMSKHDLEMLEWVNKFNVYDLYSKGHTKPNVDELRPYYDDLFAEFFPQKIAW, from the coding sequence ATGGCTACGACGATTGACGCACCACTGAAGGACATGGATGAGTGGGACGATTTTCTGACGGGTCGGTACCAAGAGGGCAAGACAGAGGATCAGTTCCGCCAGTACGACTCTCAGGTAAACCCAGGTGTGGCCGAATTCTATCGCCTCAACCATGAATTTCAGACTCTGGACTATGTGCTAGCCAAAGAGAAGCAGTATTTTGGCTTGGACAAGGGGCTAAAGAGCATTTGGGAGGCGGCGGAATTTCTGAACACGCTGGTGGATGATAGCGATCCTGATACTGATCTGACACAAATTGAGCATTTGCTTCAGACTTCGGAGGCGATTCGCCGGGACGGCCATCCGCGCTGGTTTGTGCTGACGGGCTTTATTCATGATCTCGGGAAGGTGTTGTGCCTTTGGGGTGAGCCGCAGTGGGGTGTGGTAGGCGACACATTTCCGGTTGGTTGTGCCTACTCGAAGGACATTGTCTTCCCGGAGTATTTCGAGGCGAATCCGGACATCAAGAACCCGCTATATCAGACGAAATATGGCATCTATGAGCCAAATTGCGGGTTGGAGAAAGTACATCTGTCGTTTGGTCACGATGGCTACATCGGCGAGGTAATGAAGAATTACATGCCGGAAGAGTCGCTGTATATGCTGCGGTACCACTCGTTCTATTCGGCGCACCGACACGGCGCATATAGGCACCTGATGAGCAAGCACGATCTCGAGATGTTGGAATGGGTGAACAAGTTCAATGTGTACGATCTGTACTCCAAGGGCCATACCAAGCCGAATGTGGATGAGTTGAGACCGTACTATGATGATCTATTCGCCGAATTCTTCCCGCAGAAGATTGCCTGGTAA
- a CDS encoding metallophosphoesterase family protein — MAMDRRQFAALGATSFASLLAQKLWAEQVRAIASPDKFYFALLADSHIIDDFYVKGSENGIEDNQSILLTTPRLISARDLINSLTPSIEQVFLIGDYFHNYPSTDYDFYFKNTTRLDNAKAITDGFKMPVHIGFGNHDYDVRKVSREMSHRLFATKFNAQPYSVVDYKGFKFVHLNNFLGSTQSKISSDFNPGIGSLGEEQLHWFEGQLQQHKPTFVFIHYPLIQNTPTEFADYGLLPLLRRYQETIQLVVSGHMHKWIDFAHTYGPQHYVMAATRYDPNAYMLMEVDTKRVTWRFMNASLIEWSTHYSKPYRAI; from the coding sequence ATGGCAATGGATCGCAGGCAGTTCGCCGCTCTTGGGGCCACTTCGTTCGCAAGCCTGCTTGCCCAGAAACTCTGGGCGGAGCAGGTACGAGCGATTGCTTCTCCGGATAAATTTTATTTTGCACTTCTCGCCGACTCTCACATCATTGATGATTTTTATGTCAAAGGAAGCGAGAATGGGATAGAGGATAATCAGAGCATCCTGCTTACAACCCCTCGCTTGATCTCAGCACGAGACCTCATCAATAGTCTCACCCCTTCAATTGAGCAGGTTTTTTTGATTGGCGATTACTTTCACAATTACCCATCGACGGATTACGATTTTTACTTCAAGAACACTACCCGGTTGGATAATGCGAAAGCAATCACTGATGGTTTTAAGATGCCCGTCCATATCGGTTTCGGAAACCACGACTATGATGTGCGGAAGGTCTCTCGTGAGATGAGCCATCGCCTTTTCGCGACTAAGTTCAACGCTCAGCCTTATTCAGTAGTGGACTATAAGGGCTTCAAATTTGTTCACCTCAATAATTTTCTAGGAAGTACGCAGAGTAAGATCTCATCCGACTTCAATCCTGGTATTGGTTCACTTGGTGAAGAACAACTCCACTGGTTCGAGGGGCAGCTCCAACAGCACAAGCCAACCTTCGTTTTTATCCACTACCCGCTCATTCAGAACACTCCCACCGAGTTTGCCGACTATGGACTTCTACCGCTCCTGCGTCGCTACCAAGAGACTATTCAACTAGTTGTATCAGGGCACATGCACAAGTGGATCGACTTCGCCCACACGTATGGCCCGCAACACTATGTCATGGCAGCTACACGCTATGACCCTAACGCCTATATGTTGATGGAAGTCGATACAAAGCGTGTCACTTGGCGATTCATGAATGCAAGTCTTATCGAGTGGTCCACACACTATAGCAAGCCATACCGCGCGATCTAA
- a CDS encoding GH92 family glycosyl hydrolase, with protein MSVGVRYSSKIVLSWLSCFISACSLPSHAAIHKPVDAASDYVQSVYPFLGVDWGGNTFVGSAVPFGMVKLGPDMESFDSQPSKFGYMSGGRILGFSHLHLSGAAGKYGNILVAPVTGPLDLTDIKSPRTDETNRPGYYAAKLTRYNVRAELTSTRRVGIHRYTFPSSDESHLTLNIAHCLNKGTGTESQRFLGGELHVLSNYDVEGVGRYAGGWNKGGEYKIYFYMVLDTPASSTQTWSGDTLSPATDASIDGDHPIGAAFNFHTRTGQIVQAKVGISFISTQQARENVQQETPAWGFDQVRRSSVSMWDQALSKIQLHGEADSKRIQFYTAMYHTMLMPSDRTEENPNWQSTEPYYDDYYAIWDTFRSSGPLLTLIAPNRQRDLIRSLIDIYRHTGYMPDARSGNDNGRTQGGSNADVVVADAYVKGLTGIDYRTAFEAMLKDASVPPANAQKEGRGGILDYNAKGYVTLADERSGSRTVEYAYDDYAIAEVACGLNRPAEAKLFAARAHNWENLWDKDLAVEGFKGFLRPRNPNGSWATPNMLVRGTWPDFFYEGDLWTYSLYAPQDVRKLIALAGGNETFVHRLDNIFYKQHFDVTNEPGFLIPLLYDWAGRPDKTAEVVNALLEKAFTDQRSGIPGNDDSGAMSSWFIFQSLGFYPNAGQDMYLIGTPSFPEADITLSSGKVLHLIAHNMDSEHINRYIQSATLNGIPLDRAWFRHSQIAEGGTLVFTMGSAPTGWGKTVPPPSLSDPAAPLCSAAQ; from the coding sequence GTGTCGGTTGGTGTCAGGTACAGTTCAAAGATCGTTTTGTCATGGCTCAGTTGCTTCATCTCGGCCTGTTCTCTCCCCAGTCATGCTGCAATCCACAAGCCTGTAGATGCTGCGTCAGATTACGTGCAGAGCGTCTATCCGTTTCTCGGCGTCGATTGGGGGGGCAACACGTTCGTCGGCTCGGCGGTTCCCTTTGGAATGGTGAAACTCGGTCCGGACATGGAGAGCTTCGACTCCCAGCCATCCAAATTTGGCTACATGAGCGGAGGTCGCATTCTGGGGTTCAGCCATCTTCACCTCAGCGGGGCAGCAGGTAAATACGGCAACATCCTTGTCGCTCCTGTCACCGGTCCGCTCGATCTCACTGACATCAAATCACCACGGACGGACGAGACCAATCGCCCTGGCTATTATGCCGCAAAGCTAACTCGCTATAACGTCCGGGCTGAGTTGACCTCTACGCGGCGCGTCGGTATCCATCGCTACACCTTTCCCTCGTCCGATGAGTCGCACCTTACCCTCAACATTGCACACTGCCTCAACAAGGGAACCGGGACAGAGTCGCAACGCTTCCTCGGTGGTGAGCTTCACGTCCTTTCCAATTATGATGTCGAAGGGGTTGGTCGTTATGCTGGCGGCTGGAACAAGGGTGGAGAATATAAGATCTATTTCTATATGGTGCTGGATACCCCCGCCTCCAGCACACAGACGTGGAGTGGCGATACACTCTCACCGGCGACCGATGCCTCCATCGACGGTGACCACCCTATCGGAGCAGCCTTCAACTTCCATACACGTACTGGACAGATAGTGCAGGCAAAGGTGGGCATCTCCTTCATCAGTACGCAACAGGCCCGCGAGAATGTGCAGCAGGAGACCCCAGCATGGGGCTTCGATCAGGTCCGCAGGTCTTCCGTCAGCATGTGGGATCAAGCGCTCTCGAAGATTCAGCTCCATGGCGAGGCAGACTCAAAACGTATTCAGTTCTACACCGCCATGTATCACACGATGCTGATGCCTTCCGATCGCACAGAAGAGAATCCCAACTGGCAGTCGACGGAGCCCTACTATGATGACTACTACGCCATCTGGGACACCTTCCGCAGCTCGGGACCATTGCTCACCCTGATAGCACCAAACAGACAACGCGATCTCATTCGGTCTCTCATCGACATCTATCGTCACACAGGTTATATGCCTGATGCGCGCAGCGGCAACGATAACGGACGAACCCAGGGAGGCAGCAACGCTGATGTTGTCGTCGCAGATGCATATGTGAAAGGCCTCACAGGTATCGACTACCGAACCGCCTTCGAAGCGATGTTGAAAGATGCCTCAGTTCCACCAGCAAACGCACAGAAGGAAGGGCGGGGCGGAATCCTCGACTACAACGCTAAAGGCTATGTTACCCTCGCCGACGAGCGCTCTGGCTCCCGCACGGTTGAATACGCGTACGACGACTATGCGATCGCCGAAGTAGCCTGCGGCCTCAACCGCCCCGCCGAGGCAAAGCTCTTCGCTGCCCGCGCTCATAACTGGGAGAACCTCTGGGACAAGGACCTTGCCGTCGAAGGTTTCAAAGGCTTTCTGCGCCCTCGCAATCCCAACGGAAGCTGGGCCACTCCGAACATGCTGGTGCGCGGCACATGGCCTGACTTCTTCTATGAAGGCGATCTCTGGACATACTCTCTGTATGCACCGCAGGATGTGCGCAAACTCATAGCGCTAGCAGGCGGCAATGAGACCTTTGTCCACCGTCTCGACAACATCTTCTACAAGCAGCACTTTGACGTTACCAATGAGCCAGGCTTCCTCATTCCATTACTCTACGACTGGGCTGGGCGACCGGATAAAACCGCAGAGGTCGTAAACGCACTACTAGAGAAAGCTTTCACTGACCAGCGCAGCGGCATACCTGGCAATGATGACTCGGGTGCTATGTCCAGTTGGTTTATCTTTCAGTCGCTCGGCTTCTATCCCAATGCTGGGCAAGATATGTATCTCATCGGCACGCCTAGCTTTCCAGAAGCAGATATCACTCTATCCTCTGGAAAAGTCCTACACCTCATCGCGCATAACATGGATAGCGAACACATCAACCGCTATATCCAGTCTGCAACTCTCAATGGCATCCCACTTGATCGTGCGTGGTTCCGCCATAGCCAAATAGCCGAGGGTGGCACCCTTGTCTTTACCATGGGGTCCGCTCCTACAGGATGGGGAAAGACTGTCCCTCCTCCGTCATTATCCGATCCCGCTGCGCCTCTCTGTAGTGCTGCACAATAG
- a CDS encoding LacI family DNA-binding transcriptional regulator, translating to MAVRLKDIARDLGVSVVTVSKVLRGNTDISDETRQRVLKRMKDLNYQPNMMARGLASGRTYTVGLVVPDLVHPFFAEFAKALSAVLRTSNRALILASSEEDPDIEQNEIRMLLRRGVDILLIASCQASLRNFYDLGDQRTPYLLFDRNFPHLAAHFVGSDDVRVGELATKHLLELGRRRIAHIGGKNTSPSFDRLRGFRNVMEEARLPIPEGYVVIRDRVEEVGDTVGYQAMQQLLQMEPSPDAVFCYNDLTAVGAIEAIIERGLRVPEDVAVIGCGNFRYAKYLKVPLSSIDHGTAELGRIAGEFALDLLQTPEQQPKSILLEPTLVIRRSTGGV from the coding sequence ATGGCTGTCCGGTTGAAAGATATTGCACGCGACCTGGGAGTTTCGGTCGTGACCGTCTCTAAGGTTCTGCGAGGCAACACAGATATTAGTGATGAGACTCGCCAGCGGGTGCTGAAACGGATGAAAGATCTGAACTATCAGCCCAACATGATGGCGCGGGGACTCGCGAGTGGGCGCACCTACACAGTAGGTCTCGTAGTCCCGGATTTGGTGCATCCGTTTTTTGCTGAGTTTGCGAAGGCTCTTAGTGCAGTGTTGCGCACGTCTAACCGGGCGCTGATTCTGGCGTCTTCTGAGGAAGATCCTGATATTGAGCAAAATGAAATTCGAATGTTGCTTCGGCGAGGGGTCGATATTCTTCTCATCGCATCATGCCAGGCAAGTCTACGCAATTTTTACGATTTGGGGGATCAGCGTACGCCGTACTTGTTGTTTGACAGGAACTTCCCCCATCTCGCGGCGCACTTCGTAGGATCAGATGACGTTCGGGTGGGAGAACTTGCTACAAAACATTTGCTCGAGCTCGGGCGGAGACGCATTGCACATATAGGAGGAAAGAATACCAGCCCGTCATTCGATAGACTGAGAGGCTTTAGGAACGTGATGGAGGAGGCGCGACTGCCTATCCCTGAGGGGTATGTAGTAATTCGCGATCGAGTTGAAGAGGTGGGCGATACCGTGGGATATCAGGCAATGCAGCAACTACTACAGATGGAACCCTCTCCGGATGCGGTTTTTTGTTACAACGATCTAACGGCTGTTGGTGCCATTGAGGCAATCATTGAGAGAGGGTTGCGGGTTCCGGAGGACGTAGCGGTGATCGGTTGCGGCAACTTTCGTTATGCAAAATATCTCAAAGTGCCGCTGAGTTCTATCGATCACGGAACTGCGGAGCTTGGAAGAATTGCAGGCGAATTTGCGCTGGACCTGTTGCAAACCCCCGAGCAACAGCCTAAGAGTATTTTGCTAGAGCCTACTCTTGTGATTCGGAGATCTACAGGAGGGGTGTAG